The Streptomyces rubrogriseus genomic sequence ATGCGGTGGCGGTACACCAGCGAGCAGGTTCGGCTGATCCTTTGGTGGTTCGCCCTGGACCCGGTGACGGGCGAGTTCGCGTACCGGGATGCGGTTCTCCAGCGCCTGAAGGGCTGGGGCAAGGACCCGTTCGGGGCGACATTGTGTGCCGTCGAGTTCGTCGGCCCCTCCCGCTGGACTGGCCGTATCGCGGGGCCGAGGGATGAGAGCGGGGTGCCCGAGGGGCAGCCGGTCGGTGAACCTCATCCAGAGCCCTGGGTGCAGGTCGCGGCTGTCTCAAAGGACCAGACCCGCAACACGATGATCATATTCGGGTCGCTTTTCACTCCGAAAGCCCGAGCCGAGTACAGCATCGACGTCGGCAAAGAGATCGTCTACGCCCACAAAGGAGACGCACGAATCGAAGCGGTGACCTCGTCGCCGCGCGCTCTCGAAGGTGGCCGGACGACGTTCACGCTCCTCAACGAGACGCACCACTGGATCGAGTCGAACCAGGGCCACGAGATGGCGGCGACGATCGAGCGGAACGCCACCAAGTCGGCGGACGGCTCCGCTCGCACCTTCGCGATTACCAACGCCTTCGAGCCCGGCGAGGATTCGGTTGCCGAGCAGACCCGTGACGCCTACGAGGCGGCGGAGGCCGGCCGTGCGGAGGACACGGGGATCCTGTACGACTCGCTGGAGGCGCCGCCTGAAGCCAAGCTGACGAAGCCGTGGCTGGAGAAGGTGCTCCTGGCAGTCCGCGGCGACTCGACCTGGCTGAACATCCCTCGACTGATCAAGTCGATTCTGGACCCGCGGAATCCTCCGTCTCGGTCGCGGCGGTTTTGGTACAACCAGATCGTCGCGGCTGAGGATGCGTGGATGGCCCGCTATGAGTGGGATGCCTGCAAGCGTGATGGCCTTCAGCTCGAGGACGGCGACGAGATCGTGCTGTTCTTCGACGGCTCCAAGAGCGATGACGCGACCGGTCTGTGCGCCTGCCGCATGTCGGACGGCTTCGTGACCGCACTAGGCGTCTGGCAGAGGCCGGCGAACTGGCCGTCCCCGAACACGCCGGGCTTCGTGCCGTATCGGGTGCCTCGGGAAGAGGTGCACGGTGTGGTGGAGAACGCGTTCGCCCGGTTCCGGGTGTTGGCGTTCTTCGCTGACCCGGGCTCCGGGCAGGACGACGATGACGGCGAGATGTACTGGGACGCCTTCATCGACCTGTGGGGTCAGACGTGGGGTCGGAAGCTGGCTTTGCGGTCGGTGGTGTCGGGTCCGAAGGCGCACGCGGTGCGTTGGGACATGCGTGACCCGAGGAATCAGGAGACGTTCACGGAGGCCGTGAAGCGCACGCACGCCGATGTGCTGGAGCGGACGCTGACGCATGACGGGCACAAGACGCTCCGCACACACGTCATCAACGCTCGTCGTCGGACGAACCGGTGGGGTGTGACGATCGGCAAGGAGCACCGTGAATCTGCCCGGAAGATCGACCTTGCGGTGTGCATGGTCGGGGCGCGGATGCTGCGCCGGATGATCCTCAACTCGCCGAAGCGCGCCAAGAAGAAGTCGCCAGGCCGGGGGAGGGTGGTGGTGCTGCGATGACCCTGTCGATTCCCGAGCTGCCGCTGGTGTATCTGTCTGACGAGGAGCAGGCGCTGATCAACCTGCTGCGTGCCGACATGCTGCGGGACCGGTGGGCGCTGCAGTTGCGGGACGCCTATTTCAACGGCGAGCAGCTGATCCGCGACCTGGGAATCTCGATTCCGCCGCAGCTCAAGGGTCTGCATACGGTGATCGGCTGGCCTCGGGTGGGTGTCGAAAGCCTGGAGGAGCGCCTGGATTTGGAGGCGTTCCGGTGGGCGGACGGCTCGGATTCGTCGGAGTTGACGGAGATCGCCGAGGCGAACGACCTGTTCGACGAGTCGTCGCTGGCTCACCTGGACGCCTTCGTGTACGGCCGGGAGTATCTGGCGGTCGGTTCGGGTGGTTGCGGAACGGATGAGTGCCCGCCGCTGATCACGGCGGAGTCGCCGTTGGACATGACGCTGATGTGGGATGCCCGCATGCGCATGGGCACCGCGGCGCTCCGCGAGTGCGCCGCCGACTCGTACATTGAGGCGGGCCCTGAGCAGCGGATGCTGGTCCTGTATCTGCCGGACCAGACGGTGATGTGCTTGCCGTCGGAGTCGGGAGGCTGGGAGGTCGTCGACCGGGACGAGCACAAGCTCGGTGTCGTGCCGGTGGTCAGGTTGGCGAACCGGCAGCGAACTGCGGACCGGGTCGGCAAGTCGGAGATCACGCCTGAGGTCATGTCGATCACGGATGCCGCCTGTCGGCGCCTGATGGGTATCGAGGTCGCGGCCGAGTTCTTCGGGGCGCCAGCTCGCTACATTCTGGGTGCAAGCGAGTCTGCGTTCCAGGATGCAGAGGGCAACGCCAAGTCGGCGTGGGAAACGTATATCGGTCGGGTGCTCGCGCTGGAGCGGGACGAGGAAGGCAACGTGCCGGACGTAGGTACGTTCCCCGCCCATGATCCGTCCGGCCAGACGAAGATCATCGATCTGTATGCGCGGATCATGGCGTCGCAGATGTCGGTGGCCCCGCACGTCCTCGGCTACAGCAGCGACAACCCAGCCTCCGCAGACGCGATCCGGTTCGCCGACAACCGGCAGGTGAAGAAGGCCGAGCGCCGCATCCGCCGGTTCGGTGCAGGGTGGCAGCAGGCCATGCGGCTCGCCCTGTGGATCCGTGACGGGGAGCCGCCGGACAAGACGCGTCGCATCGAAACAGTGTGGCGGAATCCGGCGACACCGACGGTGGCCGCCCAGGTGGATGCCACGGTCAAGCTGGTGCAGGCAGGCGTCCTCCCGGCGGACAGTGACGTCACCCTGGAGATGGCTGGGTTCACGGAGCCGCAGCGGCAGCGAATCGCGGCGGACCGGCGCCGTGGCGCCGGTCGGGCGGCTGGCAGCGCGCTACTCGACCGTTTCGCCGAGATCCGGGCTGGCTCGTCTACGGCGAGCACCGAGCCGTCGGAGGCCGACGGTGGCGTCGACGACCTCGGATAGCTCACCCGGTGTGGCCCGTTGGCGGTCCGCGCAGCAGGGCTTGACGGCTCTGCTGCTGCGGGATCTGCGAACGCTGCGGCGGCTGATCAATCCGCGCCGGTTGCAGGCGACGGTGCCCCCGTGGATCGAGGCAGTGGCCGCTGTGGTGGACCAGTACGCGGAAGTGTCGGCGGCTCTGGCCGCGGACTTCTACGACGGGCAGCGCGCAGACGCCGGTGTGCCGGACGGGTTCACGGCCCGGCTGGCGGACGCCCCGCCGGGCGAGCAGGTGGACGCGTCAATGCGGTGGGCCACGAAAGACGTATGGGACCGAGACGCCGACGTGGCGACCCCGGTGCAGCTGGAGCCGCTGGACGTCCGGCTGGAGGCCGCGTTCGTGAAGGCGGACATGGCCACACAGCGTCTTGTGGCTGATGTGGGCCGGGAGACGGTCCGTCAGGCGGTCAGGCAGGATCGGCAGGCTGTGGCGTATGCCCGGGTGGCAGCGCTCGGCGCCTGCTCCTTCTGCAAGCTCATGGCATCCCGCGGGTCGGTCTATGCCACGGCAGAAACCGCAGGTCGGGATGCGAATGACCGGTTCTCCGGTGACGCGTCGGTGGTGAAGTTCCACAACAACTGCCACTGCGGGATCCTGCCGGTCTTCCGCGGTCAACGGTTCCAACTGTCGCCGCACGCGGCGCGCTGGGACGAGATCTACCGCGAGTACGCCCAAGGCCATCCGGGAGACCAGCTTCGCCTGTTCAGGCGGGCCCTGGCGGAGCACGACGACCATCCGCTTCCCGGATCTCACTGATCAACCCGGTCGCCCTGGTGGCGGCCTTCCCCTTTTCCACAGCCCCTGGAGGGCCGATTCGTCATGCCCGAAGAGACCGAGACCAGCGAGCAGCAGACCGACTCCGGCACCGAGGAGACCGTCGACGAGACGGCCACCGAGGAGACGGACGGCGCCGAGCAGCAGGAGACCGCCCAGGAGGCGGACACCGGCAGTGAGGAGAAGCCGTTCGACCGGAAGCAGGCCGAGGCAAAGATCCGCAAGGCGAACTCGGAGGCCGCGAACCTCCGCAAGCGCCTGAAGGAACAGGAGCCTCTGCTCGCCGAGCTGAAGAAGCGCAAGGACGCGGAACTCTCCGAGTCCGAGCGCCTCAACGAGCAGCTCGCTGCCGCACAGGAGCAGATCACGAAGACGCGGCAGCGGCTGGTCCGCAGCCAGGTGCAGGCCCTCGCCAGCACTGCAACCCAGGAGCGGGCGGCGTTCGCCGATCCGGCTGACGCGTTCGGCGAGCTCGACCTGGACTCGTACATCGACGACTCGGGCGACATCGACGAGCCCGCCATCGAGGCGGATCTTCAGGCGCTGTTGGAGCGCAAGCCGCACTGGGCGAAGACCCAGCCCCAGGAGGGCCCGCGGCGTCCCGCGCCGGACCGCACACAGGCGTCCGGCGCCAACAAGCAACGGCCCCTCAACCCTGCGGACGAGTTCGCGGGGTTCATGAACACGCGGCTTACGCGCCGCTGAAAGAGGTAGATCATGGCGGCTACGCCTGCCCTCAAGCTGTCCGACGTCAACGATGCACTTCTGCCCCGCACTCTCGCGGGGCCGATCTTCGAAAAGTCGGTCGAATCCAGCGCGGTCATGCAGCTGGCCCGTCCGGCTCCGCTCGCCCTGGACGCGACGACCTCGGTTCCGATCCCGCTGGACGTGCCGACCGCCGACTGGGTCGGCCAGGCCGCAAGGAAGCCGCTGTCCAGCGGCGGTGTCGCGGTGAAGCAGATGCAGGCGAAGAAGGTCGCCGTGCTGATCCCGGTCGCCGAAGAGGTCGTCATGACCAACGCGGGCGGCCTGTGGACGCAGCTCCAGAAGGATCTGCCGACCGCGTTCGCCCGTGCCTTCGACCACGCGGCGATCCACGGCAAGACCATGAAGGGCGCCACCGGCCCCTTCGCCGACTACCTGGCGGCCACCGACAACGAGGTCGTCCTCGGTACGGCGCCGCGCGACGAGGGCGGCATCTGGGCCGACTTCGTCGACGGCATGGAGTTGGTCGTCGATGAGGACTGGGACTACACCGGTACCGTCGCGGACCACCGGCTGAAGCCGAAGCTGCTGCGTGCGACGGACGCGAACGGTCAGCCCATCCTGGTGGACACGCAGACGCCGGGTACGAACATGGCGGCGGCCGGCACGCTGGTTGGTGAGCCGCTCGCGTACTCCCGCAGTGTGTCGGGTAAGCAGCGTCGGCAGTCCGCCAGTACGGACACGGGCCTGCGGGCGATCGGCGGCGACTGGAGCCAGGCGGCCTACGGGATCGGCATGGACATCACCGTGCGGATCTCTAAGGAGGCGACCTACGTCGACGAGGACGGCGGCGTGCACTCTGCGTTCCAGGAGAACCTGGTGCTGCTGCTGGCGGAGGCCTACTACGGCTTCGTCATGGGCGCCGAGGACGCGTTCGTCCGCTTCACTGGCGCCGCGAGCGGTTCCTGATGGGGGCGGTCCCGGCTTCCGCGCCGGGCGGGACCGCCAAGCCGCTGCGGGTCGTGGCTCGTGTTCACGCGATGCCGCCGGAGCACAACGCTGGGGCCGAGCACATGCTCGTGTCGATGCTTCGGCCGCTGGTGGAACGTGGCCACGACGTGCAGGTGTGGCTGTCCCGCTACGGCAAGGCCCACCAGGAGTACGACTACCGCGGCATCAAGGTCGTCCCTCTGGAGTCCCGCCTGGACTTCCCGTCGGCGGTCCGCAAGGCGGACGTGCTGCTGGCGCATCTGGAGACGGTCCCATCGACGGCGTCGCTGGCCCGCGGCTACGGCAAGCCTCTGGTGGTGGTGTGCCACAACACGCACCGGCCGACGTTCCGGGATGCTGCGGCGGGCGGGACCGCCTTGGCGGTCTACAACTCGCTCTGGATGGAGCGGGAGGCGGAGCTGTTCTTCGCCGAGTACCCGAAGGCCATCCGGCCCACCGAGTCGCTGATCGTGCGACCTCCAGTGTTCGCCGACGAGTACGCAACGAAGCCCGGCAAGGCCATCACGCTGATCAACTGCAACCCGGAGAAGGGCGGCCGGGTCCTCAAGGCTCTCGCCGAACGGATGCCGGACCAACAGTTCCTCGCCGTGAAGGGCGCCTACGGCCAGCAGATCCTCCCCGACCTGCCCAACGTCGAAATCGTCGACCACGTCCGCGGCGAGGACATGCGGCAGCGGGTGTATACCCGCACTCGGGTGCTGCTGATGCCGTCGTCCTACGAGTCGTGGGGCCGTGCCGGCGTGGAGGCGCTCGCCAGCGGCATTCCTGTCCTGGCTCACCCAACGCCGGGCCTGTGCGAGTCCCTCGGCGAGGCCGGCATCTTCGTCGACCGAAACGACGTCGACGGCTACGAGGCGGTCCTGCGGAAGCTCGCGGCTCCTGCCGAGTACCGGCTGGCGTCGAAGCGGGCGAAGACCCGGTCCGCCGAACTGGACCCGGCTGCTGATCTGGCGGCGTGGTGTTCGGCTGTGGAGTCTCTGGCCTGAGGAGGGCGTGATGGCATTCGTCCCTCCGACCGCGGAGCAGCTCGGCCTGTACCTCGGTCTCGGTGAGATCGACGGAGCGCGGGCGGATCTGCTTCTCGCAACGGCGATCTCGCTCTGCCAGACGATCGTGAAGCCTCTCCCTGAGGGCGCTGAGGCGGTTGTCCTGTCGGTCGCGGGTCGTGCCTACGTGAATCCGCAGCAGGTGTCCTACGAGACGATCGGCCCGATGTCGGTGCAGCGCCCTCAGGGCTCTGGCGGCCTGTACCTGACGAAGGCCGACAAGAGTGCGCTCAAGAGTCTCGCCGGCCGGGGCGGGGCGTTCACGATCGACCCGACACCGGCGGAGGCGGATCCGTCGCCGACGTGGCCTGTCGACGACATGGGCTTCGCCGACGAGTTCGAACCGGGCTGGGGCTACTGATGCCCGCCCCGTACCCGTTCGGGGAGACGGTGCGGATCGTCCGCACCGGCCTGTCGCCGGGCCGTAATCCTCGGGGCCAGCCGCTGCCGGGACCGGACGAGTCGTTCGACATTCCGGGCTGTGTGGTCGCGCCGAGGGCGGAGACGCCGCAGGTGGGCGGCGAGCAGCAGCAGGAGCGGGACACGGTCATCGTCGGCTGGACCGTGTATGCGCCCGCCGATCAGCCCGGTATGCCGCTCCGCACCACGGACAAGGCCCGCATCCGCGGCGTCGACTGCGACATCACCGGCGAGCCAGGCGATTGGGGCCGCTCCCCATTCACTGGCACCCGCGGCGTCGTCCAGTTCGCCGCCGACCGTGTCACCGGCTGACGGAGGGAGGCCGTCATGCCTGGCAGGTTCAAGCCGAAGCGGAAGGGCATCGGGCAGATGCTGCGTATGCCTGGCATGCAGGCGGAGATGCTGCGCCGCGCCGAGGTCATCAAGGGCATCGCCGTGGCGACGTCCCCGGTCGATACGGGCAGCTACCGGCCTGGCCTGTACAAGTCGTCGTGGGAGACGGACAGTACCCGGCGTGGTGGCCGCCGCCGGGACCGCGCTGTCGCCTACGTCCGCAACCCGACCTACTACGCCCGCTGGGTGGAGTACGGCACGGAGAAGGTGCCCGCGCATCACGTGCTGCTGCGGGCAGCCCAGTTGGGTGGGCGGAACCAGTGACCGTGGTCGTCGACATTGAGGGTGAGCTGATCCCTCGCGCGCAGGCCCGCTGGCCGGACGCCGTGGTCCGGGACGAGCTGGACAACGAGCTGCTCAACGAGCTGCCGACGATTCAGATCACGCAGGTTCCGGCTGGGGAGCTTGCTGCCAGCAGGCTGGCCCGAATGCTCGTCGACATCGACGTGTACGCGGCCACCCGCCAAGCAGCGTTCGACTTGGCCCGCGAGACCGTCACGTGGGTGGAGCGGGAGCTGCGCGGCTCGACCACCAGCACGCTGACCATCGGCCGCGCCGGTGTCGTCACCCTGCCCGCCGCCCGGCCCTACGAGAACACCGCCCTGCGTCGCGTGGGCGGCACCTTCGAGATCTTCTGTCACCCGGTCTCCTGACCGGCTGTTCGGCCCGCGCCAGGCCCTTTCAGTACCCGCCCGTGCGCGGGCTTCACGCATGTCTGGAGACATCATGGTCAACATCACCCGCGCTGCGGATCTGCTGGAGGTCGGTGCGAACGGCGCCGGCTGGACGGCGCCGTTGGGCACGACGTCGCCGGGCGATCCGGCGATCCAGCCGCTGGCGCCGTGGCTGCCTCTCGGCGCCATCTCGGACGACGGTCTGGTGCAGGGCTTCGAGGAGGACTCGGAGTCGTTCACTCCGTGGGGTCTGACGGCACCGATCCGCACGTCGATCACCTCGTCGCTGCGGACGTTCGGGCTGACGGTGTGGGAGACGGGCCGGACGACGGTGCAGGCCCTGCAGTACCGCCTGGACACCGCGGACCTCACCCCGGTCGACGGGCTCACCTCGTTCGCGGAGACCGCGTCCCCGTCGCCGGACCGGCGGGCGTTCTGGTTCGTCGTCCTCGACGGCGACAACTTCCAGCGCGGCTTCTACTGCCCCGAGGCGGAGATCACCGAGCGGTCCGACGTGACGCACAAGCAGGATGAGGTCGCTGGCTACGAGTGGACGATCACTTGCTACCCGGACTCGGCCGGCTTCACGGTCTACCACTTCGACCGGGTGCCTGAGACCGAGGCGTACACCGGGTCCTGAGCTGGTGGGCGGGCCGATCACCGTCGGCGCGGGCCCGGCCCGCCCACCTTCCCCCCTTCCTTGCCCGCGCCTT encodes the following:
- a CDS encoding phage tail tube protein; amino-acid sequence: MSGDIMVNITRAADLLEVGANGAGWTAPLGTTSPGDPAIQPLAPWLPLGAISDDGLVQGFEEDSESFTPWGLTAPIRTSITSSLRTFGLTVWETGRTTVQALQYRLDTADLTPVDGLTSFAETASPSPDRRAFWFVVLDGDNFQRGFYCPEAEITERSDVTHKQDEVAGYEWTITCYPDSAGFTVYHFDRVPETEAYTGS
- a CDS encoding VG15 protein, with the translated sequence MASTTSDSSPGVARWRSAQQGLTALLLRDLRTLRRLINPRRLQATVPPWIEAVAAVVDQYAEVSAALAADFYDGQRADAGVPDGFTARLADAPPGEQVDASMRWATKDVWDRDADVATPVQLEPLDVRLEAAFVKADMATQRLVADVGRETVRQAVRQDRQAVAYARVAALGACSFCKLMASRGSVYATAETAGRDANDRFSGDASVVKFHNNCHCGILPVFRGQRFQLSPHAARWDEIYREYAQGHPGDQLRLFRRALAEHDDHPLPGSH
- a CDS encoding phage portal protein, producing the protein MTLSIPELPLVYLSDEEQALINLLRADMLRDRWALQLRDAYFNGEQLIRDLGISIPPQLKGLHTVIGWPRVGVESLEERLDLEAFRWADGSDSSELTEIAEANDLFDESSLAHLDAFVYGREYLAVGSGGCGTDECPPLITAESPLDMTLMWDARMRMGTAALRECAADSYIEAGPEQRMLVLYLPDQTVMCLPSESGGWEVVDRDEHKLGVVPVVRLANRQRTADRVGKSEITPEVMSITDAACRRLMGIEVAAEFFGAPARYILGASESAFQDAEGNAKSAWETYIGRVLALERDEEGNVPDVGTFPAHDPSGQTKIIDLYARIMASQMSVAPHVLGYSSDNPASADAIRFADNRQVKKAERRIRRFGAGWQQAMRLALWIRDGEPPDKTRRIETVWRNPATPTVAAQVDATVKLVQAGVLPADSDVTLEMAGFTEPQRQRIAADRRRGAGRAAGSALLDRFAEIRAGSSTASTEPSEADGGVDDLG
- a CDS encoding glycosyltransferase family 4 protein; translation: MLRPLVERGHDVQVWLSRYGKAHQEYDYRGIKVVPLESRLDFPSAVRKADVLLAHLETVPSTASLARGYGKPLVVVCHNTHRPTFRDAAAGGTALAVYNSLWMEREAELFFAEYPKAIRPTESLIVRPPVFADEYATKPGKAITLINCNPEKGGRVLKALAERMPDQQFLAVKGAYGQQILPDLPNVEIVDHVRGEDMRQRVYTRTRVLLMPSSYESWGRAGVEALASGIPVLAHPTPGLCESLGEAGIFVDRNDVDGYEAVLRKLAAPAEYRLASKRAKTRSAELDPAADLAAWCSAVESLA
- a CDS encoding terminase; translation: MTTAPPSGVEQAAEEVPDEITPVVIGPTWTRGEDGLFVKPAFTLGWHVLLWTGKNLQHRGMRWRYTSEQVRLILWWFALDPVTGEFAYRDAVLQRLKGWGKDPFGATLCAVEFVGPSRWTGRIAGPRDESGVPEGQPVGEPHPEPWVQVAAVSKDQTRNTMIIFGSLFTPKARAEYSIDVGKEIVYAHKGDARIEAVTSSPRALEGGRTTFTLLNETHHWIESNQGHEMAATIERNATKSADGSARTFAITNAFEPGEDSVAEQTRDAYEAAEAGRAEDTGILYDSLEAPPEAKLTKPWLEKVLLAVRGDSTWLNIPRLIKSILDPRNPPSRSRRFWYNQIVAAEDAWMARYEWDACKRDGLQLEDGDEIVLFFDGSKSDDATGLCACRMSDGFVTALGVWQRPANWPSPNTPGFVPYRVPREEVHGVVENAFARFRVLAFFADPGSGQDDDDGEMYWDAFIDLWGQTWGRKLALRSVVSGPKAHAVRWDMRDPRNQETFTEAVKRTHADVLERTLTHDGHKTLRTHVINARRRTNRWGVTIGKEHRESARKIDLAVCMVGARMLRRMILNSPKRAKKKSPGRGRVVVLR
- a CDS encoding phage major capsid protein; this translates as MAATPALKLSDVNDALLPRTLAGPIFEKSVESSAVMQLARPAPLALDATTSVPIPLDVPTADWVGQAARKPLSSGGVAVKQMQAKKVAVLIPVAEEVVMTNAGGLWTQLQKDLPTAFARAFDHAAIHGKTMKGATGPFADYLAATDNEVVLGTAPRDEGGIWADFVDGMELVVDEDWDYTGTVADHRLKPKLLRATDANGQPILVDTQTPGTNMAAAGTLVGEPLAYSRSVSGKQRRQSASTDTGLRAIGGDWSQAAYGIGMDITVRISKEATYVDEDGGVHSAFQENLVLLLAEAYYGFVMGAEDAFVRFTGAASGS
- a CDS encoding HK97 gp10 family phage protein; this encodes MPGRFKPKRKGIGQMLRMPGMQAEMLRRAEVIKGIAVATSPVDTGSYRPGLYKSSWETDSTRRGGRRRDRAVAYVRNPTYYARWVEYGTEKVPAHHVLLRAAQLGGRNQ